The Devosia sp. A16 genome includes a window with the following:
- a CDS encoding pyrroloquinoline quinone-dependent dehydrogenase translates to MHLKHLMSVMLAGSMLVLPGMALAADVTAARLSAAGSEAEAGNWLMVHRTYDAHRYSPLSEITAENVSGLKLAFAVPLGGSEPAGFGAGSMEATPLAKDGFLYITDPWGTPYKIDASDGKQGKTVWVGDTGVDKDPSRGILLASRGLALVDNLVITALNDGRVMAFDDETGDVVWDQQVGKEPGEGFTNAPLVIKDKILVGQSYGDWATRGWVAALDAKTGEEVWRFYTVPEPGQPGSETWLCDQSGNPDCWKTGGAATWVTGSYDEASNTTYWGTGNPVPMYDPEYRPGDNLYSNSTVALDADTGELKWHFQYTPGDYMDYDEVGAQLLVDAKVDGEDRKVLAHFGRNGIFYTLDRTNGSFIAANPYVSKLNWTKGIDPKTGKPVEYDASKPLQVYANGTMRRGGETVNTCPNIQGGMNFWPPAVDSSSNIAYGAGIEGCSDLTVEAKSPEDVAPGASTFTGGAAAASGAQTGAIFSFDVTTGKQVAKIERPYPNYAGVMTTPGLVWTGEMDGTFGAYDAKTLEQKWSINMGGTFSAPPIAFKIGDKEYIAIAAGGSPVTTFGYPELANRPAANVLYVFSL, encoded by the coding sequence ATGCACCTGAAACACCTGATGTCCGTCATGTTGGCGGGCAGCATGCTGGTCCTGCCGGGGATGGCCCTGGCTGCGGACGTGACCGCCGCGCGGCTTTCCGCCGCAGGCAGCGAAGCGGAAGCCGGCAACTGGCTGATGGTGCACCGCACCTATGACGCGCATCGCTATTCGCCGCTGAGCGAAATCACTGCGGAGAACGTCTCGGGGCTGAAGCTTGCCTTCGCCGTGCCGCTCGGCGGTTCGGAGCCTGCCGGGTTCGGCGCCGGCTCGATGGAAGCGACCCCGCTCGCCAAAGACGGCTTCCTCTACATCACCGACCCGTGGGGCACGCCCTACAAGATCGACGCTTCGGACGGCAAGCAGGGCAAGACCGTGTGGGTCGGCGATACCGGCGTCGACAAGGATCCGAGCCGCGGCATCCTGCTCGCCTCGCGCGGTCTGGCGCTGGTCGACAACCTGGTGATCACCGCGCTCAACGATGGCCGCGTCATGGCGTTCGACGACGAGACCGGCGACGTGGTCTGGGACCAGCAGGTCGGCAAGGAGCCGGGTGAAGGCTTCACCAACGCGCCGCTGGTGATCAAGGACAAGATCCTCGTCGGCCAGTCCTATGGCGACTGGGCGACGCGCGGCTGGGTGGCGGCGCTCGACGCCAAGACCGGCGAAGAGGTGTGGCGTTTCTACACCGTTCCCGAGCCCGGCCAGCCGGGTTCCGAAACCTGGCTCTGCGACCAGTCCGGCAACCCCGATTGCTGGAAGACCGGCGGCGCCGCGACCTGGGTGACGGGCTCCTACGACGAAGCCTCCAACACCACCTATTGGGGCACGGGCAACCCGGTGCCGATGTACGATCCGGAATATCGTCCGGGTGACAACCTCTACTCCAACTCGACCGTGGCGCTCGACGCTGACACCGGCGAGCTGAAGTGGCACTTCCAGTACACCCCGGGCGACTACATGGACTATGACGAAGTCGGCGCGCAGCTGCTCGTCGATGCCAAGGTCGATGGCGAAGACCGCAAGGTGCTGGCGCATTTCGGGCGCAACGGCATCTTCTACACGCTCGACCGTACCAATGGCTCGTTCATTGCCGCCAACCCCTATGTGTCGAAGCTGAACTGGACCAAGGGCATCGACCCCAAGACCGGCAAGCCGGTCGAGTATGATGCGTCCAAGCCGTTGCAGGTCTATGCCAACGGCACGATGCGTCGCGGCGGCGAGACGGTGAATACCTGCCCGAACATCCAGGGTGGCATGAACTTCTGGCCTCCGGCCGTCGACAGCTCGAGCAACATCGCCTACGGCGCCGGCATCGAAGGCTGCTCCGACCTGACGGTCGAAGCCAAGTCGCCGGAAGACGTGGCGCCGGGCGCCAGCACCTTCACCGGCGGCGCGGCCGCTGCCTCGGGTGCGCAGACCGGTGCGATCTTCTCGTTCGACGTCACCACCGGCAAGCAGGTGGCCAAGATCGAGCGTCCGTATCCGAACTATGCCGGCGTGATGACCACTCCGGGCCTGGTGTGGACCGGCGAGATGGATGGCACGTTCGGCGCTTATGACGCCAAGACGCTCGAGCAGAAGTGGTCGATCAACATGGGTGGCACGTTCAGCGCCCCGCCGATCGCCTTCAAGATCGGCGACAAGGAGTATATCGCGATCGCCGCCGGCGGCAGCCCGGTGACGACCTTCGGATACCCTGAACTCGCCAATCGTCCTGCGGCCAACGTCCTCTACGTGTTCTCGCTCTGA
- a CDS encoding LysR family transcriptional regulator: protein MDITLKQMQIFRAVVIAGSITKASRRVGLSQPSISQQLAKLEERLGTQLINRNRTGTVSLTPSGEYWFKFSDEVLRKFDQAIDEHEKRYVDSRVFLRIGLSPTLRGRFLSAAARIASEEQGFAKFEVSYSTTSSELVEQLRLHQLNCVIVNDDALAEDRSSFATALLFRDPMVLLVPAELPPGMVEKALAKGVKASQLDHSLTRYVEISANVPMRPVSDAWYRANLPYATPAFSAMTYVAATDIVAEGLATTHVPLSLVPSLPNSVRSRIRIYTLGGMDRSIVLAMPKHLMTLPGYANIFRRLTDFCRHEYAQNVPADTVLELPVPERVRADKEVAGLRVAAGVQQNFQ from the coding sequence ATGGATATCACCCTCAAGCAGATGCAGATTTTCCGCGCCGTGGTGATCGCAGGATCGATCACCAAGGCGTCGCGGCGCGTCGGGCTGAGCCAGCCCTCGATCAGCCAGCAACTGGCCAAGCTCGAGGAGCGGCTGGGCACGCAGCTGATCAATCGCAACCGCACCGGAACCGTCAGCCTGACGCCGTCGGGCGAGTACTGGTTCAAGTTTTCCGACGAGGTGCTCAGAAAGTTCGACCAGGCGATCGACGAGCATGAAAAGCGCTATGTCGACAGCCGGGTGTTCCTGAGGATCGGGCTCAGCCCGACCCTGCGCGGCCGGTTTCTGTCGGCCGCGGCGCGCATCGCCAGCGAAGAACAGGGCTTTGCCAAGTTCGAGGTCAGCTACTCGACCACCAGCAGCGAACTGGTGGAGCAATTGCGGCTGCATCAGCTCAACTGCGTGATCGTCAACGACGATGCGCTGGCCGAAGACCGGTCGAGCTTCGCCACCGCGTTGCTGTTCCGCGATCCGATGGTGCTGCTGGTGCCGGCGGAACTGCCGCCCGGGATGGTGGAGAAGGCGCTGGCCAAAGGAGTGAAGGCGAGCCAGCTCGACCATTCGCTGACCCGCTATGTCGAGATCAGCGCCAATGTGCCGATGCGGCCGGTCTCGGATGCCTGGTATCGCGCCAACCTGCCCTATGCGACGCCGGCCTTCTCGGCGATGACCTATGTGGCGGCGACCGACATCGTGGCCGAGGGCCTCGCGACGACGCATGTGCCGCTGTCGCTGGTGCCGAGCCTGCCCAACTCGGTCCGCTCACGCATCAGGATCTACACGCTGGGCGGAATGGATCGCTCCATCGTGCTCGCCATGCCCAAGCACCTGATGACGCTGCCGGGTTACGCGAACATCTTCAGGCGGCTCACCGACTTCTGCCGGCATGAATATGCCCAGAACGTCCCCGCCGATACCGTACTGGAGCTGCCGGTGCCGGAACGCGTCCGCGCCGACAAGGAGGTCGCCGGGCTGCGCGTCGCCGCCGGGGTGCAACAGAATTTCCAATAG
- a CDS encoding c-type cytochrome: MKVLALGLVMSALLAGSAFAQGDAAAGANVFKKCASCHAVGEGAKNKVGPELNELFGRVAGTAPDFKYSQAMTDAGAGGLVWTSETLHQFLTKPKDFVKGTKMSFPGLKEQADIDNLVAYLQTFSTAPAAGEAAAPAATDGAAPAAPAAQ, from the coding sequence ATGAAAGTTCTGGCTCTTGGTTTGGTGATGTCGGCCCTGCTCGCGGGATCGGCCTTTGCCCAGGGTGACGCGGCGGCGGGCGCCAACGTGTTCAAGAAGTGCGCCTCCTGCCACGCGGTGGGAGAAGGCGCCAAGAACAAGGTCGGTCCGGAGCTCAACGAGCTGTTCGGCCGGGTCGCCGGCACGGCGCCCGACTTCAAGTACTCGCAGGCGATGACCGATGCCGGCGCCGGCGGCCTCGTCTGGACATCCGAGACGCTGCACCAGTTCCTCACCAAGCCCAAGGACTTCGTGAAGGGCACCAAGATGAGCTTCCCGGGGCTCAAGGAGCAGGCCGACATCGACAACCTGGTGGCCTATCTGCAGACCTTCTCCACCGCCCCGGCGGCTGGCGAAGCTGCCGCTCCGGCGGCGACCGATGGCGCTGCCCCGGCCGCACCCGCGGCGCAGTAA
- a CDS encoding DUF3422 family protein, whose product MTEWREHRYRRLIDAETHARPVLGMTPPIRIRRLAFMSADGGSDLRAVHVEMARVAGVAEEGPAWARQLAFEREGRQVTWELHNEFATITWSGPTDDWEARPAGIGLELHEKLLLVFATRIDVMPTETIAEAALAGFNPLSLCYSSIFDDGAQAATDFHLDQDGFTRFEVAAGRSGALRIGVIVRRLLEIETYRTMALIGLPLAREAGGRVSDYERQLAGIMLGVGEGSDSAEDHQQSLAALHKLSLDISRTVEETSFRFAATQAYGEVLAERLTRLREHAIGEFTTIERFLNNRVQPALATCKAMEKRLSALTDKVRRSIELLDARITLSIQTQNRSVLDAISQTGRSQYRLQLTVEGLSIIAISYYALGILGYIFEGLHEVLPFTKGEMLAVSAPVVVLLVFMGIRRLRSRHS is encoded by the coding sequence GTGACTGAGTGGCGCGAGCACAGATATCGGCGGCTGATCGATGCGGAGACGCATGCCCGGCCGGTGCTGGGAATGACCCCGCCGATCCGCATCCGGCGCCTGGCCTTCATGAGCGCCGATGGCGGCAGCGACCTCAGGGCGGTGCATGTCGAGATGGCCCGGGTGGCGGGCGTGGCCGAAGAGGGGCCGGCCTGGGCCCGGCAACTGGCGTTCGAGCGCGAGGGCCGGCAGGTGACCTGGGAGCTGCACAACGAATTCGCCACCATCACCTGGAGCGGGCCGACCGACGATTGGGAGGCGAGGCCCGCGGGGATCGGGCTGGAGCTGCATGAGAAGCTGCTGCTGGTGTTCGCCACCCGCATCGACGTGATGCCGACTGAGACGATCGCCGAGGCGGCGCTCGCCGGCTTCAACCCGCTGAGCCTCTGCTATTCGTCGATCTTCGATGACGGAGCGCAGGCGGCGACCGATTTTCACCTCGACCAGGACGGCTTTACCCGCTTCGAGGTGGCGGCCGGGCGAAGCGGCGCGCTCAGAATCGGCGTGATCGTACGGCGGTTGCTGGAGATCGAGACTTACCGGACGATGGCGCTGATCGGGCTGCCGCTGGCGCGCGAGGCAGGCGGCCGGGTGTCGGACTATGAGCGGCAGCTGGCCGGGATCATGCTCGGGGTGGGCGAGGGCAGCGACAGCGCCGAGGATCACCAGCAATCGCTGGCGGCGCTGCACAAGCTCAGCCTCGATATCAGCCGCACCGTCGAGGAGACAAGCTTCCGCTTCGCCGCGACGCAGGCCTATGGCGAGGTCCTGGCCGAACGGCTGACCCGGCTGCGCGAGCATGCGATCGGGGAATTCACCACCATCGAGCGCTTCCTCAACAACCGGGTGCAGCCGGCGCTCGCCACCTGCAAGGCGATGGAGAAGCGCCTCAGCGCGCTGACCGACAAGGTGCGGCGGTCGATCGAACTGCTCGATGCGCGGATCACCCTGTCGATCCAGACGCAGAACCGCTCGGTGCTCGACGCCATCAGCCAGACCGGCCGCAGCCAGTATCGGTTGCAGCTGACGGTCGAAGGGCTGTCGATCATCGCCATCTCATATTACGCGCTGGGAATCCTGGGCTATATCTTCGAAGGGCTGCACGAGGTGCTGCCCTTCACCAAGGGCGAGATGCTGGCGGTCTCGGCGCCAGTGGTGGTGTTGCTGGTGTTCATGGGGATCCGCAGGTTACGGAGCCGGCATTCGTAA
- a CDS encoding FAD-containing oxidoreductase, protein MNRSFDAIVIGGGQAGPFLAARLAAAGRQVALIERRHMGGTCVNDGCQPTKTLVASARVAWLARRAADFGVLTGPVRVDMAAVKARKDKVVLASRQGLDDWMGSTEGLTVLRGSAAFVSPHAVEVNGERLEGRQFFLNTGARPVVPDWAAQVPYLTNTSILELATLPKHLLIVGGSYIGLEFAQMYRRFGAEVTVLARGAQLAGKEDADISRTIREILEGEGIRVITEASCMAAERRGDGVAVSYRAGSATVEGSHLLLAVGRVPNVEDLALDRAGVALDAEGYIAVDERLTTNQPHIYALGDVNGRGAFTHTSYNDFEIVSQNLLDGADRKVSERVPAYGLYIDPPLGRAGMNEAEVRTSGRPALVAVRPMTRVSRANERAENLGFMKVFADAETRQILGVALLGIEGDEVMQSLLEAMAAGVTVDTIIGTMHVHPTVSELVPTLLADLQPLHQGISPPA, encoded by the coding sequence ATGAACCGATCGTTCGACGCCATCGTCATTGGGGGTGGGCAGGCGGGGCCGTTCCTCGCGGCGCGGCTGGCGGCGGCGGGTCGGCAGGTGGCGCTGATCGAGCGCCGGCATATGGGCGGCACCTGCGTCAATGACGGGTGCCAGCCGACCAAGACGCTGGTGGCGAGCGCACGGGTGGCGTGGCTGGCGCGGCGGGCCGCGGATTTCGGCGTGCTGACCGGGCCGGTGCGCGTCGACATGGCGGCGGTCAAGGCGCGCAAGGACAAGGTGGTGCTGGCTTCGCGCCAGGGGCTTGACGACTGGATGGGTTCGACCGAGGGGCTGACGGTGCTGCGCGGCTCGGCGGCATTCGTCTCGCCCCATGCGGTAGAGGTGAATGGCGAGCGGCTGGAGGGCCGGCAGTTCTTCCTCAATACCGGAGCCCGGCCGGTGGTGCCGGACTGGGCGGCGCAGGTGCCCTATCTGACCAACACCTCGATCCTCGAACTCGCTACGCTGCCCAAGCACCTGCTGATCGTGGGCGGATCGTATATCGGGCTCGAATTCGCGCAGATGTATCGCCGCTTCGGCGCCGAGGTGACGGTGCTGGCGCGTGGCGCGCAGCTGGCCGGCAAGGAGGATGCCGACATCTCGCGGACCATCCGCGAGATCCTCGAGGGCGAAGGCATCCGGGTGATCACCGAGGCGAGCTGCATGGCGGCCGAGCGGCGCGGGGACGGGGTGGCCGTCAGCTATCGCGCCGGCAGCGCAACGGTGGAAGGCAGCCACCTGCTGCTGGCGGTCGGCCGGGTGCCCAATGTCGAGGATCTTGCGCTGGATAGGGCCGGCGTGGCGCTCGATGCCGAAGGCTACATCGCGGTGGACGAACGACTCACGACCAACCAGCCGCACATTTATGCGCTCGGCGACGTGAACGGGCGCGGCGCCTTCACCCATACCTCGTACAACGACTTCGAGATCGTGTCGCAGAACCTGCTCGACGGCGCCGATCGCAAGGTGAGCGAACGGGTGCCGGCCTATGGGCTCTACATCGATCCGCCACTGGGGCGGGCGGGGATGAACGAGGCCGAGGTGCGCACCTCGGGCCGACCGGCGCTGGTGGCGGTGCGGCCGATGACGCGGGTGAGCCGGGCCAACGAGCGGGCGGAAAATCTCGGCTTCATGAAAGTGTTCGCCGATGCCGAGACGCGGCAGATCCTCGGGGTGGCGCTGTTGGGGATCGAAGGCGACGAGGTGATGCAGTCGCTGCTCGAAGCCATGGCGGCGGGGGTCACGGTCGACACCATCATCGGCACCATGCACGTGCACCCCACGGTGAGCGAACTGGTGCCCACCCTGCTCGCCGATCTCCAACCGCTGCACCAGGGCATTTCACCGCCGGCCTGA
- a CDS encoding DUF2934 domain-containing protein, with amino-acid sequence MPAKSKPADAAAMVSEDAIRQRAYYMWEADGRPDGKHDHYWSRAHQEATQAYAEATAKGVAKAGKGKSPGAIPEAVKSKTPKEGKSLKAKAEAKPTKKAATKPRAAAVAARQAK; translated from the coding sequence ATGCCCGCCAAATCGAAACCAGCCGACGCCGCCGCGATGGTCAGCGAGGACGCCATCCGGCAGCGCGCCTACTACATGTGGGAAGCCGACGGTCGGCCCGACGGCAAGCACGACCACTACTGGTCGCGCGCCCATCAGGAGGCCACCCAGGCCTATGCCGAAGCCACTGCCAAGGGCGTAGCCAAGGCCGGCAAGGGCAAGAGCCCTGGCGCCATTCCCGAAGCGGTGAAGTCGAAAACCCCGAAGGAAGGGAAATCGCTCAAGGCCAAGGCGGAAGCCAAGCCGACGAAGAAAGCGGCCACCAAGCCGCGCGCGGCGGCGGTGGCGGCCAGGCAGGCGAAGTAG
- a CDS encoding RidA family protein, giving the protein MSITRHQPGKRMSMSVVHGNTVYLAGQVATDYDGTIEKQTGEVLATIDKLLAEAGTSKSKVLFCQVILNNISDFAAMNSVYDAWIDPANPPARACIEARLAHPSLKVEIIAIAAKD; this is encoded by the coding sequence ATGAGCATCACCCGTCACCAGCCCGGCAAGCGCATGAGCATGTCCGTGGTCCACGGCAACACCGTCTATCTCGCCGGGCAGGTCGCGACCGACTATGACGGCACGATCGAGAAGCAGACCGGCGAGGTGCTGGCGACCATCGACAAGCTGCTGGCCGAGGCCGGCACCAGCAAGTCGAAGGTGCTGTTCTGCCAGGTGATCCTCAACAACATCAGCGACTTTGCGGCGATGAACAGCGTCTACGACGCCTGGATCGACCCGGCCAACCCGCCGGCGCGCGCCTGCATCGAAGCGCGGCTGGCGCATCCCTCGCTGAAGGTCGAAATCATCGCCATCGCAGCCAAGGACTGA
- a CDS encoding MFS transporter, with protein sequence MSPFHQILGNNLVANVTNFTVWFALTFWVYLETHSVFATGMIAGVYLVFTAAFGIWFGSIVDHNSKKLAMLGSSVVSAIFYALALAVLLLAPPRSFTNPYDALLWVFVLLVMLGVIAGNIRSIALPTLVTVLIPEDRRDKANGLVGMVSGIGFLTTSVISGFLVAWGGMLAVMVLALVATALVFVHLSLVRIDEGRAEPDPETPAEPKRVDLKGTIKVIGAVPGLFALILFATFNNFLGGIFMALLDAYGLSLVSVEVWGLLFGVLSTAFIISGLVIARTGLGKKPLRTLLLVNLVSWSVCCVFTLQPSIWLLGAGMFVWMLLGPYAEAAEHTTLQKVVPPERQGRVFGFAQSVEQAASPLTAFLIGPLAEFVFIPFMTVGLGAELIGSWFGTGPARGIALVFTLAGILGVVITIIAFRSKYYRQLSEVYSRPSEGEPEAAPAQ encoded by the coding sequence ATGAGCCCCTTCCACCAGATCCTCGGCAACAACCTCGTTGCCAACGTCACCAACTTCACGGTGTGGTTCGCGCTGACCTTCTGGGTCTATCTCGAGACCCATTCGGTGTTCGCCACCGGCATGATCGCCGGCGTCTACCTGGTGTTCACCGCCGCGTTCGGCATCTGGTTCGGCTCGATCGTCGACCACAATTCCAAGAAGCTGGCGATGCTGGGCTCGAGCGTCGTCTCCGCCATCTTCTACGCCCTGGCTCTGGCCGTGCTGCTGCTGGCGCCGCCTCGGAGCTTCACCAATCCCTACGATGCGTTGCTGTGGGTCTTCGTCTTGCTCGTCATGCTCGGCGTCATCGCCGGCAATATCCGCTCGATCGCGCTCCCCACCCTCGTCACCGTGCTCATCCCCGAGGATCGCCGCGACAAGGCCAACGGCCTCGTCGGCATGGTCAGCGGTATCGGCTTTCTCACCACCTCGGTGATCTCGGGCTTCCTCGTCGCCTGGGGCGGCATGCTGGCGGTGATGGTGCTGGCGCTGGTGGCAACGGCGCTGGTCTTCGTTCACCTGAGCCTGGTCAGGATCGACGAGGGCCGGGCCGAGCCCGACCCCGAAACGCCGGCCGAGCCGAAGCGGGTGGATCTCAAGGGCACCATCAAGGTGATCGGCGCCGTCCCCGGCCTGTTCGCGCTGATCCTGTTCGCGACCTTCAACAACTTCCTCGGCGGCATCTTCATGGCGCTGCTCGATGCCTACGGCCTGTCGCTCGTCTCGGTGGAAGTCTGGGGCCTGCTGTTCGGCGTGCTCTCCACCGCCTTCATCATCTCCGGCCTGGTCATCGCCAGGACCGGGCTGGGCAAGAAGCCGCTTCGTACCCTGCTGCTGGTGAACCTCGTCAGTTGGTCGGTGTGCTGCGTCTTCACGCTGCAACCCTCGATCTGGCTGCTTGGCGCCGGCATGTTCGTCTGGATGCTGCTCGGTCCCTATGCCGAGGCGGCCGAGCACACCACGTTGCAGAAGGTGGTGCCGCCGGAGCGGCAGGGCCGCGTCTTCGGCTTCGCCCAGTCCGTCGAGCAGGCCGCCTCGCCGCTCACCGCCTTCCTGATCGGACCGCTCGCCGAGTTCGTCTTCATCCCGTTCATGACCGTCGGGCTCGGCGCCGAACTGATCGGCAGCTGGTTCGGCACCGGCCCGGCCCGCGGCATCGCCCTGGTCTTCACCCTCGCCGGCATACTCGGCGTGGTGATCACCATCATCGCCTTCCGTTCGAAATACTATCGCCAGCTTTCCGAAGTCTATTCCCGCCCCAGCGAAGGCGAACCCGAAGCCGCGCCGGCGCAATAG
- a CDS encoding orotidine 5'-phosphate decarboxylase / HUMPS family protein — MPTPASTRVIDRLKTDLSFQISVDTDNLPLGLAVAEAALDAGVDLVEMGTPLLKTEGVRHVVPAFRARFPEALLLADMKTMDGGSFEARSVFEGGGNIIDFLAIAGEASARGICAVRDEYRRANPELPRLVFADILLPHQGPADKAVEVALRMLDAGVDGIGAHLQLDARRADPSLFHSSYLADTVAAVHQRVGAVASVQVVGGLYLEQAIALAKAGLRAFVISGNLGLPDAQARYADPPGEIRDHIAAFIAGVKAAV; from the coding sequence ATGCCCACGCCCGCCTCCACGCGCGTCATCGACCGCCTGAAGACCGACCTGAGCTTCCAGATCTCGGTCGATACCGACAACTTGCCGCTGGGTCTGGCGGTCGCCGAGGCGGCGCTCGATGCCGGCGTCGACCTCGTCGAGATGGGCACCCCGCTGCTGAAGACCGAGGGGGTAAGGCACGTCGTTCCCGCCTTCCGCGCCCGCTTCCCCGAGGCCCTGCTGCTCGCCGACATGAAGACCATGGATGGCGGCAGCTTCGAGGCCCGCTCGGTGTTCGAGGGCGGCGGCAACATCATCGACTTCCTCGCCATTGCCGGCGAGGCGAGCGCCCGTGGTATCTGCGCCGTCCGCGACGAATACCGGCGAGCCAACCCGGAACTGCCGCGCCTGGTGTTCGCCGATATCCTGTTGCCGCACCAGGGTCCGGCCGACAAAGCCGTCGAAGTGGCGCTGCGCATGCTCGATGCGGGTGTCGACGGCATCGGCGCCCACCTGCAGCTCGATGCTCGCCGCGCCGACCCCAGCCTGTTCCACTCGAGCTATCTCGCCGACACGGTTGCGGCGGTCCATCAGCGGGTTGGCGCCGTCGCCTCGGTGCAGGTGGTCGGCGGCCTCTACCTCGAGCAGGCCATCGCGCTCGCCAAGGCCGGCCTCCGCGCCTTCGTCATCAGCGGCAACCTCGGCCTCCCGGACGCTCAGGCGCGCTATGCCGACCCGCCGGGCGAGATTCGCGACCATATCGCCGCCTTCATCGCCGGGGTTAAGGCCGCCGTATGA